Proteins found in one Acidobacteriota bacterium genomic segment:
- a CDS encoding amidohydrolase, translated as MAARLTAYIVVAIVTITLVAGLIVGAQRDDRTGPVDLIIVNGRVHQGGGATGVAEAVAIRGNQILDVGSNREIQRLRRKDTRVVDARGGSVLPGFNDAHAHFVSGGLALEQANLLDAATLAEIERAIVDFAAAHPESPWVLGRGWYYQPFPGGLPTRELLDRLVPDRPARMVAYDGHTDWVNSKALELAGITRTTPDPPNGEIVRNPRTGEPTGVLKEAARHLVRAVVPEVTVDDQRRALAAATAEAHAHGVTSVHNAHGRAGDLELLREARAMGELKVRVYHALSLDVPPGEEALIELELLRERFPDDPLLKAGVVKLMVDGVIESHTAAMLEPYADRPATAGEPMADADALDDLVARLDAAGWQVMIHAIGDRGVRMALDAFEHAAKVNPAPERGRRHRIEHIETIDPADVPRFAELGVIASMQPFHANPAPNQIDVWAAAIGPERAARGWAYRRIVEAGGTVVFGSDWPVVDIDPRLGLNMAVNRTTPQGKPEGGWHADERLPLASAVDAYTSAGAFASFDEHRKGRIEPGMLADIVVMSADIFGQPSARLLEAVVVFTIFDGKVVYERPAPAETN; from the coding sequence ATGGCCGCGCGTCTCACCGCCTACATCGTCGTCGCGATCGTCACGATCACCCTCGTGGCCGGGCTCATCGTCGGCGCCCAACGCGACGACCGCACGGGCCCGGTCGATCTCATCATCGTCAACGGCAGGGTGCACCAGGGCGGGGGCGCGACCGGGGTGGCGGAGGCGGTGGCCATCCGCGGCAACCAGATCCTCGACGTGGGCAGCAACCGCGAGATCCAGCGCCTGCGCCGGAAGGACACGCGCGTCGTCGACGCGCGCGGCGGCTCGGTGCTGCCCGGATTCAACGACGCCCACGCGCACTTCGTCAGCGGTGGTCTCGCGCTCGAGCAGGCGAACCTGCTCGATGCCGCGACGCTCGCCGAGATCGAGCGCGCAATCGTCGACTTCGCCGCCGCGCACCCCGAGAGCCCGTGGGTCCTGGGCCGGGGCTGGTACTACCAGCCGTTCCCCGGCGGGCTCCCCACCCGCGAGCTGCTCGACCGTCTCGTTCCCGATCGACCGGCGCGCATGGTGGCGTACGACGGCCACACCGACTGGGTCAACTCGAAAGCGCTCGAGCTCGCCGGTATCACGCGAACGACACCCGACCCGCCGAACGGCGAGATCGTCCGGAATCCCCGGACGGGAGAGCCGACGGGCGTGCTGAAGGAAGCCGCACGCCACCTCGTTCGCGCGGTCGTGCCCGAGGTCACCGTCGACGATCAGCGGCGCGCCCTCGCCGCGGCGACGGCCGAGGCGCACGCACACGGAGTCACCAGCGTCCACAACGCCCACGGGCGCGCAGGCGACCTCGAGCTGCTGCGCGAGGCCCGGGCCATGGGCGAGCTGAAGGTCCGCGTCTACCACGCGCTGTCGCTCGACGTCCCTCCCGGCGAGGAAGCGCTCATCGAGCTCGAGCTGCTGCGCGAGCGGTTTCCGGACGACCCGTTGCTCAAAGCCGGGGTCGTCAAGCTGATGGTCGACGGGGTGATCGAGTCGCACACCGCCGCAATGCTCGAGCCGTACGCCGACCGCCCGGCAACCGCCGGCGAGCCCATGGCCGACGCGGACGCGCTCGACGATCTCGTGGCGCGCCTCGACGCCGCGGGGTGGCAGGTGATGATTCACGCCATCGGCGATCGCGGCGTCCGGATGGCGCTCGACGCGTTCGAGCACGCCGCGAAGGTCAACCCGGCGCCGGAACGGGGCCGGCGCCATCGGATCGAACACATCGAAACGATCGACCCAGCCGACGTGCCCCGATTCGCGGAGCTCGGCGTCATCGCGTCGATGCAGCCGTTCCACGCGAACCCGGCGCCGAACCAGATCGACGTCTGGGCGGCGGCCATCGGACCCGAGCGCGCGGCCCGTGGGTGGGCCTATCGCCGCATCGTCGAAGCGGGAGGCACGGTCGTTTTCGGCAGCGACTGGCCCGTCGTCGACATCGACCCGCGCCTCGGCCTGAACATGGCGGTCAACCGCACGACCCCTCAAGGGAAGCCCGAGGGAGGTTGGCATGCCGACGAACGCCTGCCGCTCGCCTCGGCGGTCGATGCCTACACCAGCGCCGGGGCCTTCGCCTCGTTCGACGAGCACCGCAAGGGGCGAATCGAGCCCGGGATGCTGGCGGACATCGTCGTGATGTCGGCCGACATCTTCGGCCAGCCGTCCGCGCGCCTGCTCGAAGCCGTCGTGGTGTTCACCATCTTCGACGGCAAGGTCGTGTACGAACGACCCGCCCCTGCCGAGACCAACTGA
- a CDS encoding 2-dehydropantoate 2-reductase — MRIAVVGSGAVGGYYGAKLGRAGHEVVFVARGAHRAAIEAGGLRVQSPLGDFAVRAVAVDDTSRLEPADLVLLAVKTYDLDAALPLVGPLVGQGTTVLTLQNGVDSPEQVAALVGRGAVIGGAAYIATALVSPGVIVQTGTHRRIAFGEVFDPPGNLSRRVAALHEAFAAADIESEPHADARVPLWEKFTYLAPLAGFTAAARRPSGDVWYEPSARVPFLEGVREVERVARAEGVPVASDLLARITAYMDALPREMRSSMLIDLDAGRRIEVEALQGSVVRRGLARGVPTPVMSTLYAVLRPHAHGRTVPD; from the coding sequence ATGCGAATCGCAGTCGTGGGGTCCGGGGCCGTCGGCGGGTACTACGGGGCGAAGCTCGGGCGTGCCGGTCACGAGGTGGTGTTCGTGGCGAGAGGCGCCCACCGGGCGGCGATCGAGGCGGGCGGGCTGCGGGTGCAGAGTCCGCTCGGCGACTTCGCGGTCCGGGCCGTCGCCGTCGACGACACGAGTCGCCTCGAGCCCGCCGACCTGGTCCTGCTCGCCGTCAAGACGTACGACCTCGACGCGGCGCTGCCTCTGGTCGGGCCGCTCGTCGGGCAGGGCACGACGGTGCTGACGCTGCAGAACGGCGTCGACAGCCCGGAGCAGGTCGCGGCCCTCGTCGGCAGGGGTGCCGTGATCGGAGGCGCGGCGTACATCGCCACGGCGCTCGTCTCGCCCGGCGTCATCGTGCAGACGGGGACCCATCGCCGCATCGCCTTCGGCGAGGTGTTCGACCCGCCAGGCAACCTGTCGCGGAGGGTCGCCGCCCTTCACGAGGCGTTCGCGGCGGCCGACATCGAGTCGGAGCCGCACGCCGACGCGCGCGTCCCGCTGTGGGAGAAGTTCACCTACCTCGCGCCGCTTGCCGGGTTCACCGCGGCAGCTCGTCGTCCGTCGGGTGATGTCTGGTACGAGCCGTCGGCCCGCGTTCCGTTTCTCGAGGGCGTGCGTGAGGTCGAACGTGTGGCGCGCGCCGAGGGCGTGCCCGTGGCCTCCGACCTGCTGGCGCGCATCACGGCCTACATGGATGCGCTCCCCCGTGAGATGCGGTCGTCGATGCTGATCGACCTCGATGCCGGCCGACGCATCGAAGTCGAGGCGCTGCAGGGGAGCGTGGTGCGGCGCGGCCTCGCGCGCGGCGTGCCGACACCCGTCATGTCGACCCTCTACGCCGTGCTGCGGCCCCACGCGCACGGTCGGACGGTGCCGGACTAG
- a CDS encoding sulfite exporter TauE/SafE family protein — protein sequence MTPFQILEVVGIGGLAGALGAVLGLGGGIFLVPFLVAIVGLPFPAARGISLMTVIATSGAVTTGSASRQLVNMRLAMLLQIAAAAGGLTGGVTSHALSERTLTAMFGVTMAGIAVVMMTRLTRRNILEANVVPGKFGGRVFDPDTGQVVSYRVKRTPLAVIVSFVGGNLSSLLGIGGGILVVPALNAWCGVPLRVAAATSSLMIGVTAVSAAPIYYARGEIVAPLAAGGVIGVLIGSRVGLRLGVKTSTRTLKVLMIAVLLTVSVVMFTRL from the coding sequence ATGACGCCGTTCCAGATCCTCGAGGTCGTGGGGATCGGAGGCCTCGCCGGCGCGCTCGGCGCCGTTCTCGGCCTCGGCGGCGGCATCTTCCTCGTGCCGTTCCTCGTCGCCATCGTCGGGCTGCCCTTCCCGGCGGCCCGCGGCATCAGCCTGATGACGGTCATCGCCACGTCGGGAGCGGTGACGACGGGCAGCGCGTCGCGGCAGCTGGTGAACATGCGCCTCGCGATGCTGCTGCAGATCGCGGCCGCAGCAGGCGGGCTGACCGGTGGCGTCACCTCGCATGCCCTGTCGGAGCGAACGTTGACGGCGATGTTCGGCGTGACCATGGCCGGCATCGCCGTCGTGATGATGACGCGGCTGACCCGCCGGAACATCCTCGAGGCGAACGTCGTGCCGGGGAAGTTCGGCGGCAGGGTCTTCGACCCCGATACCGGGCAGGTCGTCTCGTACCGCGTGAAACGGACACCGCTCGCCGTCATCGTCTCGTTCGTCGGAGGCAACCTGTCGAGCCTGCTGGGGATCGGTGGGGGCATTCTCGTCGTGCCGGCCCTCAATGCCTGGTGCGGCGTGCCGCTGCGGGTGGCGGCCGCCACGAGCTCGCTGATGATCGGCGTGACGGCGGTCTCCGCGGCCCCGATCTACTACGCCCGGGGCGAGATCGTGGCGCCGCTCGCCGCGGGGGGCGTGATTGGCGTGCTGATCGGGTCGAGGGTCGGCCTTCGGCTCGGCGTGAAGACATCGACCCGCACCTTGAAAGTCCTGATGATCGCCGTGCTGCTCACGGTATCGGTCGTCATGTTCACGAGACTCTGA
- a CDS encoding alpha/beta fold hydrolase produces the protein MPRTQVGAVELYYELHGPEGAPVVALVNGILMNAATGWLAQRDAFAARYRLLLHDCRGQGQSDHPDEPYSIAVHADDLAGLFDALGIARAHVLGLSYGGEVAQAFAIAHPGRLLGLVLANTVSEVGPELRLVVESWADVARRAVPDEFFRVTVPWNFSPPFIRTHQALLEEARRRYAQLDYPAVVRLCDAFLALHLTPDLHRIAASTSVIWAEHDLIKGRAYADILLRHIAGAEGHEVHGAGHAAHWEQPAEFNRIALEFLARIDASTRGPRGSTSV, from the coding sequence ATGCCACGCACGCAGGTCGGCGCCGTCGAGCTCTACTACGAGCTGCACGGGCCCGAGGGCGCCCCGGTCGTCGCCCTCGTCAACGGGATTCTCATGAACGCGGCAACGGGCTGGCTCGCCCAGCGTGACGCGTTCGCCGCGCGCTATCGTCTGCTGCTGCACGACTGCCGGGGCCAGGGCCAGTCGGATCATCCCGACGAGCCCTACTCGATAGCGGTTCACGCCGACGATCTCGCCGGGCTGTTCGACGCGCTCGGCATCGCCCGTGCCCACGTCCTGGGCCTCTCGTACGGCGGCGAGGTGGCGCAGGCGTTCGCCATCGCGCACCCCGGGCGCCTCCTCGGACTCGTCCTGGCCAACACCGTGAGCGAGGTCGGCCCCGAGCTGCGGCTCGTCGTCGAAAGCTGGGCCGACGTGGCCAGGCGAGCGGTGCCCGACGAGTTCTTCCGGGTCACGGTGCCCTGGAACTTCTCGCCGCCCTTCATCCGGACCCATCAGGCGCTGCTCGAGGAAGCCCGGAGGCGATACGCCCAGCTCGACTACCCTGCCGTCGTGCGTCTCTGTGACGCGTTCCTCGCGCTCCATCTGACGCCCGACCTCCACCGCATCGCGGCGTCGACGTCGGTGATCTGGGCCGAGCACGACCTCATCAAGGGACGCGCGTACGCCGACATCCTCCTTCGGCACATCGCCGGCGCCGAAGGCCACGAGGTGCACGGTGCAGGGCACGCGGCGCACTGGGAGCAGCCTGCCGAGTTCAACCGGATCGCGCTCGAGTTCCTCGCGAGGATCGATGCCTCGACGCGAGGCCCGCGGGGCTCGACCTCCGTCTGA
- a CDS encoding DUF1634 domain-containing protein yields MAVDPFVVSDAERFAGRLLRAGVALAAILLFVGLVASSAVNEAIAEDLFWGGFLVLMATPLARVVVSLVEYVRAREWMFVLATLGVLAVLSGTVWVALSH; encoded by the coding sequence ATGGCGGTCGACCCCTTCGTCGTCTCCGACGCCGAGCGCTTCGCCGGCCGGTTGCTTCGCGCCGGCGTGGCTCTCGCGGCGATCCTGCTGTTCGTCGGGCTCGTCGCCTCGTCGGCCGTGAACGAGGCAATCGCCGAGGATCTGTTCTGGGGAGGCTTCCTGGTGCTGATGGCGACGCCGCTCGCGCGTGTCGTCGTGTCGCTCGTCGAGTACGTCCGGGCCCGGGAGTGGATGTTCGTCCTGGCCACGCTCGGCGTGCTCGCCGTGCTCTCCGGGACCGTGTGGGTGGCGCTCAGCCACTGA
- a CDS encoding hydrogenase maturation protease — protein sequence MTTLVIGIGNPWRGDDGAGPAAVERFVAEGMPDGVAAIVVHQLTPDLAEPVSSAGRVIFVDAAVDLPAGALGIRDLAPDASRRPTTHHLEPAAVLALSTTLYGRAPSATLVTIGAAQFDEVDRLSEPVHQAIGEVVVVLRRLTGVA from the coding sequence TTGACGACGCTCGTGATCGGCATCGGCAACCCGTGGCGGGGGGACGACGGCGCCGGGCCCGCGGCCGTGGAGCGGTTCGTGGCCGAGGGCATGCCCGACGGCGTCGCTGCCATCGTCGTGCACCAGTTGACGCCGGATCTGGCAGAGCCGGTTTCCTCTGCCGGGCGCGTGATCTTCGTCGACGCCGCCGTCGATCTCCCGGCCGGCGCCCTCGGGATCCGTGATCTGGCACCCGACGCCTCGAGGCGCCCGACGACGCACCACCTCGAACCGGCCGCAGTCCTCGCCCTCTCGACCACACTCTACGGGCGGGCCCCGTCCGCCACGCTCGTGACCATCGGTGCCGCGCAGTTCGACGAAGTCGACCGGCTCTCGGAGCCTGTCCACCAGGCGATTGGTGAAGTGGTCGTGGTCCTCCGCCGCCTGACGGGTGTCGCGTGA